From the Catharus ustulatus isolate bCatUst1 chromosome 2, bCatUst1.pri.v2, whole genome shotgun sequence genome, the window TGCCTGGGAAAGACTATTTTCCATGAGCaataaaactaatttcaaaagattttttACTAAAAACCCAAAAGACCAGCCTGAAACGTGTCCTGAACTTCCCTTCTTCCACCCCTTCAAATGTCACTGATTTCTAAGCATCTTTATTAAACACCACAGAGTCCCACCAGTGCTTTGTCAATGGCATAACTCTTGCTCTGCATGTAGATACCATTCCTCCAAAACACAACAGAACAACTTGGGAAGAGGTGAGCTCGTGGCAGTGTGACTTTAGCACATAAATCTCACACAGACAATTTCACATGAAGCTCAAGTTTAGgtgcaggaaaacaaaggaactGATTTGGCTGTTCAGCCCCAAGCATGTATCTGGTAAGGTAGAAAGGCCCACCTGccatgccctgccctggcagggcccCTTCAGTACAATTATTCCTACAGCCATCCATGTTTGTGAAAATGGTTGCTGTTACCTCAGTAAGAAGGACAATCATCATGCTCCAGTGCTCCTCAGCCTTCAGCACCTGGTGTAAGTGACCTCTGGGGAGTTAGGCTTGCTCCTTTAGTACTTGCTTCTTTTCTAAACTTTTCTCCACTACTTTGGTACTACATGTACTCTCACAGGAGAGGAGTAAGGCAAACAAAAGGGATAAGTTATATGCTTACGGCACAGAATTTGTCTTAACAAATACCCTTCATCACGCAAGCATAACTCGGGTAAAAATATCCTTGCTCACACAAGATCATGCTGGATGGGGCAGGATTAAATCCCTGGAATGTTAATACCTTTAATTCCCAGCTGTagctggagaagcagaaaacaacCCTGGATGCTGCCTCCCCCAAACCAGCTAAGTGTGGCTTACTTGCTAAGAAATACCCACTGACTAACCCAGCAGCTGCGCTTGTCCTCGAAACTAGCATGGCCTCCTTCTGTCTGAGCAGCAAGGCTGACCTCTCTTCCGGGCCTTGAATCCCCCTGCCAGGAATCTGCACGTTTGCATTCCCTGGAGCAGTGAGGCCAGCAGGGACCTGCCCAGAAGGCAACTACACACTCACACTGGGCCTCTAAACTGGAGGCTGTTCACCCATGGTGGGACCCAGCATATCCCTCCACCAAGCAAGGGTGCctgcacttttgtttccatACAAATGACTTTGCCAAGTTATGCAGCCCACAAAAGCCACGAGTCAGGGCACTACCTTGGCTTCTCAGGGGCTGCATTAAGCTGACATCATGCAGATGTGCTTCGTGTAATTTATCCACATTCTGCCCTTGTATAACTAATCAATTCTGCTTCCAAGTGCCCTCAAGAATTACTGCAGTTTCCTTCCTTACACCAGTTTTTTTCCAGGATCACACAATAAACCCCAATTATTACACAGTATATTACAGCACAACTCCCACAACAGTTGGAGTAACAATGTCAAAATCTGAGTACAAGAAGAATTGTCTCTTTTCTGCAAGTCACTGGGTGCATCCAGAAGCACACACAGAGTTTGGACATGCTCAATGTTTAGTGTCCTAAAGATGTCCCTTACTTTGTACCATTGGATGGCAATCTGATGCCCATGGCATTCAAACTGCAGCCTTGTGAGACATGAAGagcaatttcagaaaaattaaagagcAGCCTACCATGCTCAAGCAGCAAAAGGATGTAGTAATTCCCCCTGTGCCTTAAATAAGGAAGTAGGATAAGTAAAGGGATACTATTTTGCTGTTAGATATTACATCTCTACTGCTACATACATATATGCATGTGTGACAACCATGTCAGTACGGCATCTTCTACTCATGTAAACTCAGAGCACAACTCACCTGTTTCTCTGCTGAATGACCCTCCCCATTTAAGGGAACTTTTGTCTCATCCTCCCAGCCAGGTGCTCTCTGCACATCGGGATGATCTTGGACAGCCGCTCCATTTTTACAGTCCATGACCTTCATTTCACAACTAAGATGCTGACTCGAGAGGTGGTGAAAGAAAAGACTTTTTTGTGGCATGGGCAGGAACCACGCCGTGCCAAAGGCAATGGATATGCTGGTTAAGGAGATAACGTTCAAGCTGAAGAGGGACCATCCCGCCACTGACACAAGCACCTGCCCAGACACCGAGCCCACGGTGTAGCCCATCAGAGTGGCACTTCGGCAGTAGCTGGTGACCTTCTGGTACAGGTTAATATCGACGACACTGTAGATGTAGGAATAATAGGCGATGTCGGTGGCAGTCCCCATCCCGTAGAAGAACTCGAGGAACTGGACGGCCCGCAGCCCCTCGGCATACAGCAGCATGAACCAAGTGACGATGAGGCTCAGGCCCTGCAGCAGGACCACAGGCTTGTACCTCAGGTAGTCCGTGGCCAGGAACACGGGGAAGAGCAGCGCCAGGTAGGAGTAAGTCCACACCGGGTAAATCTCGTTAAACACCTGCAGGGGGGAAAAGACGGCAGTGACCGCCGGCACTCACGTACGGCgaacaacacacacacatacagacacacagacagacgAACACCCcgctgaggggctggggggaaagAAGGCACCCGGGGCCGCGGTACCTGGGTCTCGGAGAGGTTCTTGTGTGGCTCCAGCAGGTACCGCGTGAGGAAGGGCTCCGACGGCCGAACGCTGCAGAAGAAGCCGTAGGCGCAGAGCAGCGCCGTGGGCAGcgcccagcagcacaggccgCCGCCGGCAGcccgggcggagcggggcgctGGCCGCCCTCCGTGCGAGTCCTCCATgtcgggccgggccgggccggaccgggccgggccgggccggaggCGCTCCCGGGGCCGGAGGCGCCGGTGCGGGCGCGTCCCGGTCACCTCCCGCGAGGCAGCTCCGGCCCCGGCCCGCGGCGCTGCGCCCCATGTTGATTGGCCGGCGCTCCGGGGGGGCGGAGCCGCGTACCGCGCTCGGATTGGGCGAATCCGCCCCTGTGGGCGGGGCCATGGGCCGCGCACGCCAGAGGGGCGGGGCAGGGCCGCGGTCCCCGCGGGTCGCTCGGCGCCAGGGCCGCTCCTGCCCACGTTCCAAAGGGGCAGGTACCAGCCTTACCTGGAAACACGCTCAGCACTGAGATCCCTGCCGGCTGGGCTGGGCGTATTCGGGCTTTCGGCCGCTGACTTCTGCCGCTTTCTTCCCTTTCGTGAGATAAGAGCTTGAATCACTTCTATGGTTTAATAAAGCAGCATCTGGTTGTCCAACCAGAAGAAATATCAAACAAGCAGGGGGAAATAAAACTATTATAATCGAAGTGATTATCTAAAGTTTTGCCCAGTACTACTGTTTCTAGAGCTTTGCCAATCCTCTGAActatttgctgtttttcttctcaatcTATTCCTTTCTATCTACAGGATTTGCCTTTCCCTTTGCTCCACTTGGGCTTCCTACTTTATGGCTACAGTTTGTTCTCTAAACTGGCTGATACCAGAGAACTTTCACACCAGGGGTCAGGCCTCCCACGGTGCAATTGCATATCCTTCCTCCTAGGCATCTGGATATACAGAGttgggtgggaaaggacaaGTTCTTCTCAGTCCCAGAACAGATTCCTTGTAGTGCAGAATTTTACTACTATCTATTACTATTATATATCTATTACTATTTATTACTGTAATCACCATAATCATACCTTAGCTACATACATAGCTACAAAGAGGATATGGGCTGTAAGATTACTCAGCTGTCTGTAAAACACAGCTAAATATTTTGGACTTGATCATCTGGCATCAGTTGTTTGCTGCTTTCTGGCTATCTTCTGTGTCCAGCAAAATTTCCTTTCTATTGTACTCCACGTTCTCTTCTGTAGAAGACCTAGAAGTTTtgttaggaaaaataaaatgatatTGCCATATATCTACCCTTTGGCTTGAAGTAAAACTCTGCATACAAAGAATTAGTTCCTGATAATATTGGCACCCATTTCAGCCACCGGCAAGGAATGGCTGATCTTTTCAAATAGCATGGTTAGAGTGAAATGAGCCGAAAAGAACGACTGATAAACGCATTGTCAGGGGTTCCGTCTCACTTAGCAGCGCCTCTGTCCCGCTGGCATGTGGCCCAGGAGCAGGTGATAAAGGGATGTGGGCTGTTAGCAGGGTGTTGTGCACCCTCTGACCTATCAGGCCATGGCTTCGTGCCGAGCAGGTGCAGGAGCAAAGAACAAAGCCCTGGAGTTCTTGGTGTGCCCTACCTAGAGTTCCCATAGCTTCCAGGCTGTTCTTAAAGAACTcaccttgttttattttcatggaataTTTTCAGCCTTTAGGAACAAGATAAAATATTATTCCCTGATTTTTTACttctatcttttctttctcagcctTCCTccacattttctctttccatctcCCCACTCTACTAGAAAAAGTAAGGAAAGGTTAAACATGTTTGATAgtaaaaacctcaaaacttccaatatttttttctacgATGGAAGACATAAGTTGTGAAAAGTGAGGTTTCCTACACTTTCCTTAATCTTACCTACTTCCTTCTCTCAACTTCTGGCCTGCAGTGTATTGTGgaggaattaataaaatatgtgTGCGTGAAAAGTTCTCCTAAAGTCTTGCCAAGTCTTTTAGAGAAAATCTTctgtaaattaaaaactttaaaaactgcACTCTTGTGAGGCTGTTTTTCAGAATGCTTCCTCAGTATGTGAGAACACTAAGATGGTACAAATATTTAAGAAACTATCCAGAAGGAGAGAATAAAACAGATCTGTCTTTTGCTGAGCACAGAAATATGACAAACAGCAGCAACcactttctttaattttattgttttgacCATTGTAACTAATCTGGGGAAGTAGACTCTGTTAACTAGTATCTATGTTGGAACAAAACAGAATTagcaagaacaaaacaaaaatccaaattatttctgaaatgcaaGATTAGTTTAGATCAAAGCCTACAGATTATAGCTGTTAGAACAGTAGACTGGATAGAACCTTGAAGGCCTGTGTCTTCCACTTCCAACCCCCAGCTGATCCTTTGATAATCTGGGAGCTTTCAACAGGAAACTCATAAATATTATGCAGCCATAAAGGGTCAATTTAAAACCCCTGTGCATGGGGGGAAAACACACCATCGTAGTTCACTGGAACACAGCTGATACAGAAGCCAGTCTAAAATCCAAGCTTCCAAGACCTACAGAATCATAAGGACGAACAGCCATCTCTCCAAAATATAGAAGTCATTAGGAGACAAGTTGCTATCAAAAGCCTCTGGCAAAAAATTTCCCTTCTGCCCCGCACACCACAGCAGGCTCTGCATTGTGTCCAATGCAGGCTGAAGCAGAGAGCTGTTAGAGATGAGGCATTCAGGGCTGAATTTGAGGAACTACTTACCACAGGATGTCAGAGTAACTCCTGGGCTAAGATGGCACATGTTGTACAGCCCATACATTTCCATTATGGATataacagtttaaaatattatgCAGTCAGCTAcatgaggaaaaagggaaaagccaCTTAAGTCTGCtacaaacagtgaaaaaaattttatGGAAAGTGCTAAAAGAGAATACAATAGGGGtgttacaaagaaaaaacagcactTAGAAGAAACATACCCTGTACTTCTATTAAATGAAGAATGAAATAGTCTGAATTACTTAGTGCTTGGTGTATGTAGGTCACAGTGAGCTTAACATAGTATTGCTCCCACTAGGAATGGTGTTACAGATGTGCCCGGGAACTCTGAGAATGATCCCACGGCCTGTTTTGGAGAGTGCTGTACAAACATTCAAGAAGATGGAGTCCCTATCTGGAGAAGATTGTAATTAAAGCATGATTCAAGCACTGAGTGTAACAAACAAATGGACAACGGGGCACAGTAATGATAGGAAAGTGTAGGTGGATAAACTGGTTATGATGCAGAGCTAGCATGAATAAACACAGCAAGAAGAGGAATATTTTACTCTGATTAAGAGGAGTAACTGACTCATACATAACAGCAGTTGGTCCACATAGGACAGTGCTGCATCTCATCTCTGTGGTGCTTCATAGTAATGTTGACAAACAGTCTTCCCTAGCACATATATGGACATGGGCAGTGTCTTTATCTTCATCTCTCAGGTATGTGCCAAAAAAAGTCTCCTGTCGTGAAAGACACCTCATGAGTGTGAGCGCTGCAAGCCCTCCTTTTGTCCCTTAGCACCATCCTAAAATTCTTATAACCCACCAGTGTTCATGGCCATTTCAGGGTGTGCTGGAGGATACTCAAAAGATTGGTTATTTGCCTAGAGTCCTGACCGCATTCCCATTTGATCCTTTTTCTGCAGAGTTCTCCTGGCACTTCACTCAGACACACTCTTGCCATGCACCCCCACAGGCTTCTCTAACATAGGAAGAGCCCCTGAAGCCCAGATTCACTTTTGCATCTGTGCTGATGCACAGTTCAGGTTTCCAAGTGGATGCAGAAACAGGATCTGCATTGGTTCTAAGCCATGGGTAATATGCAACTTTATGACTCCACCATGCTTTGCTATGCCAGCGGTGTGGAGGGAACCATCCAATTTGCAGACTCCTGGGAACTTTGGTGAAGATGAGCTGGCCCAGCTTCAGTGCAGGTATCCCTGCAGTGCAGGTGTTAGATTCAGAACTACCATCAGAAAAACTGGCAAAAATTGAGGTTACATCTCCTCTAAAACAGAGCAGAGGTGTCTGTACCCATCCACATGAGACTGTCTGCATCAACTTCAGACTGGACAGGGCACTCTGTACAAACCTGTCTGAATACTGGATTACTGCATCAGGCTCTGAAGAAACTACTGTGGTGCTGCTGTCAATATCTATTTCAGAGCTGTTCAACTCTCTTTACACATACTTCTAACTCCTTTTCAATCCAAGGGCAGACACAACCAATTTCAGTGGCTGTGTGAAGAAGCCAccacttctggaaaaaaaatggaaactcTTGGTTATACCTAGTAAAGGTGGTTGTCAGTAAAGCACAAGGCCTCAAGCACAGCCATCTATGTGCTATTGTCACTGCAGATTGTCAACTTTGGACACCCTGCAGCCTCTTGGAAGCTGGAATGAACATTAGAGGGCAGCAACTCCATTGTGACTCTGAGGTGAAAAGCAGTTAACTTTGGACCTTTGGCTTAAAAGGCCAGTGTGAAGGCATCCATCCAGAtttgtgaagaaattatttgctgtaTTACTCTGAACTTTGGCACCACATTTCTCCCTCAGTCCAAAAGAGCTTATGTTTGCTAACCTTCATGCTGTCACGTGCATCTTTAGTGTCTGAGAAAACTGTAGGAATTCCTGCTCTCcttgtgtttctgctttttatttttttttttttttatattttttttttttttttttttttttgcaaataaccTCAACATACACAGAATTTAATTCCAAAGTATGTAAAAGGCTGTGCAGGACTGACTGCTTTAACTACAGATTTTCAAAAGCCTTGGCAAATTCAATCTAAGATGACTgcttaatgaaattaaaatattttgtatatgTGGTCCAGCtaggatagagttaattttctacACAGCAGTCTGTATAGtgctgtggtttggttttttgacCTAAACTATCACTGATAACATATGTTGTTTCAGCTGGTACTGGCAGTGTTTGCTCAGCGCCAAggccttttcttttccccacctggccccaccagtgaggaggctggggctgcacaagAGGCTGGGAGAGGACACAGGTGAGCCTGGGGATGTAATATCCCAGCCTTTGTGACATTCTGCTCAGCAAGAAATGCAGGCGGAAAGGAGAAGGATGAAGGGGGAATGTTCAGAGttatggtgtttgtcttcccaagctACTATCAGGTGTGTCGAGGCCCTGcttgcctggcagcagctgaacatgtgCCTGTTGATGAGAAACGGCAAAtgaattccttattttgcttttcttgcatGTGCAGCTTTGATTTGCTTGTTAAACTGcttttatctcaacccacaagtttcctttcttttgctcttccaagcccctcccccaGCCTGCCAGGGGAAGCCATCAAGTGACTGAGTGAGGACttagctgccagctggggcCAACCTACTGCAGTCCTTTTTGGTGTGCAGTGCGGGGCAAGAGGATTTTGAGATAACACCCCTGATCAGAGTGTGCTAGGTAGAATTTATCACTGTTACTGGCAGGGGTTCATACTTCTTGCCTTACTGTATATTAGAGTCTGGCACATTAGCAACTGGTTTGGACTTCGGCTGTTTAGTGGAGCACTTATCCTACTCTGCTGTGCAAGGGAACATTTTGTTACCATCAATGGCCACATGTCTGGGCTGGCATAGGGACAGACATCCCTGCTCTACTGGGCAGGCTGGAACACCACAGGAATGGGGTTAATTCCCACCATAGTAGGCCATAGGGTGTTGTGGCTTAGATTTGTGACTAGGGCATCGTTAACAACACAGGGTTGTTTTAGGTGGCACTTAACAGTGTTTACACAGTGTCAAGGCCTTTGCTTTCTGCCTCTCTGGCGTGCCAGTGAGTAGGCTGGGCATGGAcaaggggctggggaggaaatGCAAGCAAGGCAGCTGGCCCCAGCTAATCAAAGTACTGCTCATTAGCAAGTAGAAGAAGAATCTTCAAGTTGTAAAACTGATGCAAATGTACTGAGTCATGCTCCTGCAATCAGTTTTGCATTTATGTAACTTTACAGACTTATACGTGTGTGTATATGTTTATACAAAGAactaattatttatttagatcATTAAAGATCACTGccttctaaaaaataaattatttcagttatcACATAAAAATCTGGTTCTGCTGAAGTTAGCAAGCATTTATTGACTGTTTTCCAGGGTAAAGCCTCATTCCAAAgtctacatttcttttttttagtgaaTATGGCTTGTGTTGCAATTTCATGGCGGtatcaaacaaaaataaattaagcacCATTACAAAATACTAAGAAACCAACTTTTAAAGCTGAAGTAATTATTCATAGTGTTTCAAcattagaaattaattctaaTTAGCAATGAAAACTTTACCTTCCTGTTGCAAAATTTCACTATTACCAAAGCTACTACTGTAGAGgcaaatatacaaaataaaaagttgatATCTTTCATACAACAATATTAGCTttattttccagtggaaaattACAAGAGTTTGTgacatagtaaaaaaaaaaaa encodes:
- the SLC19A2 gene encoding thiamine transporter 1, translated to MEDSHGGRPAPRSARAAGGGLCCWALPTALLCAYGFFCSVRPSEPFLTRYLLEPHKNLSETQVFNEIYPVWTYSYLALLFPVFLATDYLRYKPVVLLQGLSLIVTWFMLLYAEGLRAVQFLEFFYGMGTATDIAYYSYIYSVVDINLYQKVTSYCRSATLMGYTVGSVSGQVLVSVAGWSLFSLNVISLTSISIAFGTAWFLPMPQKSLFFHHLSSQHLSCEMKVMDCKNGAAVQDHPDVQRAPGWEDETKVPLNGEGHSAEKQKKKVDIIKVLRDLWRDFLQCYSSRTMLCWSVWWALSTCGYFQVINYAQGLWEMVLPSHGADIYNGAVEAASTLLGAVAVVVVGHIKTSWAMWGEVALALFSFLIAAAVYVMDTVRNIWVCYGSYVIFRIIYMMLITIATFQIATNLSVERYALVFGVNTFIALALQTLLTVIVVDASGLGLDIFTQFMIYASYFAAISLVFLVSGICSIVRAYRRQEQVQNRSPESQ